From Robbsia betulipollinis, the proteins below share one genomic window:
- a CDS encoding disulfide bond formation protein B, with product MTLNAYSSTPSATDRRPRRALIALGIVCLALVGGALYFQYARGEDPCPLCILQRYGFLLVALFAFCAAAFPRRGAGRTLFVWLALLSALGGGIAAARHVWILASMRSCGFDVLQPIVDGLPPARWLPGVFRTAGLCETPYPPVLGLSLPTWSLIGFVAAGVALLVARRGRGRD from the coding sequence ATGACCCTGAACGCCTACTCGTCCACGCCCTCCGCCACCGACCGCCGCCCCCGTCGCGCCCTGATCGCGCTGGGCATCGTCTGCCTCGCGCTGGTGGGCGGCGCGCTGTATTTCCAGTACGCCAGAGGCGAGGACCCCTGTCCCCTGTGCATCCTGCAGCGCTATGGTTTCCTGTTGGTCGCGCTGTTCGCTTTCTGCGCCGCCGCGTTCCCGCGGCGTGGCGCCGGCCGCACCCTCTTCGTCTGGCTCGCGCTGTTGTCGGCGCTGGGCGGCGGCATCGCCGCGGCACGCCATGTGTGGATCCTCGCCTCGATGCGCAGTTGCGGCTTCGACGTACTGCAGCCGATCGTCGACGGCCTGCCGCCGGCGCGCTGGCTGCCCGGGGTCTTTCGCACGGCGGGGTTGTGCGAGACGCCCTATCCGCCGGTGCTGGGCCTGTCGCTGCCGACCTGGTCGCTGATCGGCTTCGTCGCCGCCGGCGTGGCGCTGCTGGTGGCGCGACGCGGCCGCGGCCGCGACTGA